A stretch of Triticum aestivum cultivar Chinese Spring chromosome 1D, IWGSC CS RefSeq v2.1, whole genome shotgun sequence DNA encodes these proteins:
- the LOC123181816 gene encoding nascent polypeptide-associated complex subunit alpha-like protein 1, producing the protein MTAETATQAELLRAVLEEQKLAAQGDEPVVEDDDDEEDEDDDDQDDKDDDVEGVDASGRSKQSRSEKKSRKAMLKLGMKTITGVSRVTVKKSKNILFVISKPDVFKSPASDTYVIFGEAKIEDLSSQLQSQAAEQFKAPDLSSVISNPEASTAVQEDDEDCDETGVEPKDIELVMTQAGVPRPKAVKALKSADGDIVSAIMELTN; encoded by the exons ATGACGGCCGAGACCGCGACGCAGGCGGAGCTGCTACGCGCCGTCCTGGAAGAGCAGAAGCTCGCGGCGCAG GGAGATGAGCCTGTagttgaggatgatgatgatgaggaagatgaggatgatgatgaccagGATGACAAAGACGATGACGTGGAAG GAGTTGATGCAAGTGGAAGATCTAAGCAGAGTAGGAGTGAGAAGAAGAGCAGGAAGGCCATGCTGAAGCTTGGCATGAAGACTATCACTGGCGTCAGCCGTGTAACTGTCAAGAAGAGCAAGAAT ATCCTGTTTGTCATCTCCAAGCCAGATGTATTCAAGAGCCCTGCCTCTGACACCTATGTCATTTTCGGTGAAGCTAAGATTGAGGATCTGAGCTCACAGCTGCAGTCCCAGGCCGCCGAGCAATTCAAGGCGCCTGATCTTAGCAGCGTCATCTCAAACCCTGAGGCTTCTACAGCTGTTCAGGAGGATGACGAGGATTGTGATGAGACTGGGGTTGAGCCGAAGGACATTGAGCTGGTGATGACCCAGGCCGGTGTGCCTAGGCCCAAGGCTGTGAAGGCGCTCAAGTCTGCTGACGGTGACATAGTCAGTGCTATCATGGAACTGACGAACTAG